CAAGATTAATCAGATACAAAGAACCATTACACAAAGAAACAGATAAATCAGATACAAATCGAAACCCAAATATTTGGCCTGGCGGCAGATATGAGCAATTTTTTGACGGCTGAGAGAGAACACGTTGTGAGAACTAgggttttttttaagaactaggattaataatttttcttttttagattttcagttttagtttagtaaaaagttattattatgtaaagttttttaaaaaaaattatttttctgaacaaaataatattgaagccggaaaataaaattttcttaaaattttagtcGGGAATATTAAATACAGTTTAGAAGACTTCCACGAAGTCTTCTCGTATAAAAAACACTAGAAAATTTTATTGAAGTCTTCTAGAtgacttatttttaaaaaacatactttTTGAAAGTCGTCCATAACCTAATTATAATCTCTAAACTtaaataactaactaaacacttaataaaatcaaatttaacttaaaaatggttgtatatacacaaaactaaataGATATAggtcaaattttaatttaaaaaaaaaaatattaatctttccaaaatctaaccctaagaatacatacaataacacaacatatgttgtcaaagCCTAAACCAAATAATATCATGACTTACTACTTTCagtcatctatgttgaaaactattcaattttattatatcttaatttacatCACTttaaactgtttataattacatgattttaatttttcacttgtcaagatatttttttttaatttataaattattcttaAGATTAACAACACAACACcagatgacttacatggaaatcgtctagacgacttacaatatCTCAAAACactcagacgacttaccagGGGAATATTAAacggaaaaataaaatttttaaattttgtagcGGGAAAATTAAAAATCTTAGCGGGAATATTAATTATTCAACAGACAACTttcctgtaagtcgtctagtttaaattattcaccagacgacttacatggaagtcgtctagaccctaaactaaattaactaattaaacacttcataaaacaaattaaacttaaagagttttactatacacagaaataatcacatgtagataaaaatttaatttttcaaaaaaaaacatttaagctttccaaaatctaaccctaagaatacatacaatactacaacatatgttgtcaaaccctagaccaaagaatatcatgattcactactttcactcatctatgttgaaaacaattcattttattatatcataatttatatcacttaaaaatgtttataattacatgattttaatttttcacttgtcaaaatattttttacaaaatttataaattatttttaagatcaaatataccagacgacttccatggaCGTCGTCTAGACGACGTACATCATCTCAGAAGACTTAGCGgtgctatattcgtaaaaatgaattctattttttttgtttggccaCAAGGGGTTgtctgtaatttcacaaggtttttgggttaattttgcatttgattcaggTTTGCGTATACTTTTGCAACtataatcaagttttgagtcatatttggcaaattcccctatatatatgctaaatcattataatttaaatttgtataaaaattaaaatatacaaatatctaacaaacaaatgaattatattttataagttagccaatgatatttatttcaaaaattctattcaACTATTCTGATAACATGGCTaactctgttttaatatatgataatacATATaagattctaaaaaaaaatgtatttttataccctttctcaaaaaaaaaaacatgtatagtaatgatagtttcatattatctatttatgtgtctgaaaatatttttagttataaattataagttatttctcTTACATCGTGAAGtcattagttttttaaaaatgtatataaaaaagaaaaattaattttagttttacagttttataataattagacaagtatatatttttttatgctaCAAACAAGAATATACTTTCTAAAATGAATAGttcaattttttgtaaaaaatcatGAACATTAGTACtattttagttaaaagtaaattaaacatttaaaatagttttatactgTTTGTTTTTTACTcacccgccctacgggcgggtttACCCTAGTTctatttatatacaaaactaaAAGAAGTCATTACATATTTCAAAAATGCACATGCATTAGAATTTTGCATAGTTAAAAGATACACGCCTGGTTTGTGGGTGTGCCAACAGTCTTTGAACACATTAAGGCATgttaaaacaagtttttttacTAGAGTTATGCATAACATGACCCAAATTTTcgaaatttagaatatatatatagaacaaagtttatttgtttttagaaCCTTTTTttactcaagctttatacataCCCATTTCTTATTGGCAAGAACAACTTGTTTAACAGCGGAGACGAATTGATCGACGGAGGGATATGGCATACAAATTCTGTGGGCTCCTGATTGAAGACGAAGGGCGTTTTGGTCTGGTCGGAATAGCATAATCCGGCCATCTTCTGTCCTGTAAGCCTTCAGCCCTTCATATAAACCCTATTCATTCCCCCAAACCACAAATATTTCAGATTATTTTCCTTGCGCATCACTCAATCCATCATcatctttttcattttacatacagatttaaaaaaatttgcttGTACATTTTTATGGGGCAGTGAAGCTATTCATTTCGCTATACATATAAGATTAATCCATGTGTTTTTAACTTAGTAACTGATTGATCAAACAATTACTAGTCAGATTAATAGCAATATCATCATCGTATCAACACTTTCAAACGAATTCGTTTGATTTTTATAGGCTATGTATATGAtctcttaaaaaaaagaagttaagtCCAACTAATTGTTAAAATATACATGGAATGCTATAACAATATTAATTCTATGTTTGATGTGGTTATATGTTCTGATTAGTTAATTGATTTCTAGTGATCAGTAGAAACCTGGCCATAATTAAGAACTGCAGAGCAAGGGCTGATCTGAAAATCAGCGTAAGGAACAATACTTCCCTCTTGGAAACTCTCTCCATGCTTGCACTTGGCAACATACATGTTGTCCGTACGATAAAACCCGAATCCTAATTCTTCCCACTTCACATTTGCGTCTTTCTCATCCGCACACTGTTTTTTTTACGTCAAACGACTATTCTAAACTCAAACTTGAAGTGGTCTggataaccagaccggaataaaacaaccaataaaaagtaactcccaatggaaggatctagcagtcttagctaaaaaatctgaaatttggTTGCGCGCTCGTGGAATGAGTGATGTTGAAATCCAGAAAGCATATATGTAGCGTCTTTATCCTCTCCAATTccgtcgcaaagcttggccaagcaTGAGGTTCATTTACCATTGCAATTAGCTCCTTACAGTCGGTCCCAAATCTCTGACATGTTGAGTGctgaagcatattctccatcgtccaccgcagtgcttctacttccGAATGTAAGGTTGATTCACGCCGAGTGAGATTTCTTATCCCCATGAGCTGAGTCTTCCCACTGCTGTCCATTCAAACTCACCCACATCCACTATAATTGACAGAGGCGGTCCAAGATCGATCTAACAAGCATATATTTCCCAAGATTATGACTTGGGGATTCTCCATATTGTTATCTTGTACCACTGGTTGTACCACTTCGTTCGCATCAAAGTAGGCCTGACATTCACTTTCTGTATATCGAACTAACTCCAAATGATCTCTGTCTATTCCCCTGAACAGTTTATCATTTCTACCCTTCCAGATATACCAGGTTATCCAGAGAAAAGGGTTCATGTCTTGTTCCGGCTCAATAATATTGTTTTTCCTCCAGAATAGGTAGTCCATATTTGTGTAGACACCTGGTACTGGAAATACATCTGGGCTTGTTGGAGTTGCTGATAAGGACCAAACTTGTAGAGCTAGCGGGCATTCAAAAATATCATGGGTTACAGATTCTTCTAAATCTCCGCATCTTGGGCAGTAATTATCACATCTCATATTGCGTCTTTCTAAGTTCCTTGTTACTACCACATGACCAGTTAACaactgccatataagatgacatatcttaGTATGCGCCAAtaacttccaagcaaaggcttgaaacTTGGTGATACTCGGCTCCAAGAcctccttctctttctctgtctttaataaattctgggccacccaatatccagatttaaccgtataTTGGTCATTCCTTGTGTAGCTCCAGCAATAGGTATCATGACGATGAGTTGAGCTTATGGTCAAACTTCTTATGAGCGGTATGTCATCAAGATTGACATAGTTTTCCAAAAGTCCAACATCCCAATCCTTCGCTGCATGATTAATGAGATCGATGACTCTCATATTGGGATGCATAACTGGCGCAACAGGGATAGCTGGCCTCGCTGGGGTCGTTGGGATCCATGGATCCTCCCCCACCTTAACTTCATAACCTGAGTGTATCTTCTGTCTGATTCCCAGTAGAAGCAACTTCCTTGCAGCAGAAATACTAGTCCACACATAGGATGGTCTACTAGCAGAATTTACTCTTAGTGGCGAACTTAATCTGTAGTATCTTCCCCTTAAGACCCGGGCAACCAATGAGTTCGGAAATTGAACTAGCCTCCATAGTTGTTTTGCCAACAATGCCAGATTGACCTCATGGATCATACGAAACCCAATCTCACCCTCCTTTCTTGGTAGACATACTTTTTCCCATTTCGCCCAGTGTATTCCTCTTTTTGGTGGATCtgaactccaccagaattgtgcgaTGGCACTAGCTAggttttcacatatctccaaagggagcaggaaaGTAGATATGCCATAAGTCGGAAGAGCTAGCATAATAGATTTTATCAAAACTTCATTCCCTCCTTTTGAGAGTCATCTGCCTATCCATCCATTTACTCTGTGCATCAACGTATCCTTGAGAAATGCAAACAGTTTACACTTCGTCTAGAGAGTAGGTCTGATCCTAAAATTCAATTCTTTTATGctctgatatatatatttaacaactTTTCGGTCATCATTGTAGGGTGTTGCGATCAACTTTGTTAAAAGCGACGACATTAAGATCCTCCGGGACATTGAGCAGTACTACAGTACTCAGATTGACGAGATGCCAATGAATGTAGCTGATCTTATCTAAATGACCGTGTTTGAACACTTgtggtaaatgttttatgaaTTGAGAAGtgatttaggtttagggttttattttcttttttataagaTGGCAATGAATGTAGCTGATCTTATCTGAATGACCgtgttttataaatgtttaacaCTCAAAACGGTTCACTGTCTTCATATTTTGTGTACTCTTGATTGTATTTTTTCGCAAAATCAAGCAATTTAACAAAATCAGTTTCTACTAGGTAAAAAGTAAAATCTCTTCTTTCGCTGCGAATCATCTCTTCTTTCGCTGCGAATGGAGTGCCGATCTTTGGAACATCTGTCTGAAAAGAATGGGATACGCTTTTGCCGGGTTCCACACGTGGTTAGCTTTCTCTGAATGGCTGAGCCTGCGTGATACGGTTGTTCCTAAGCTACTTAAACGTCTAGTGGCTTCAGCAACAATCTACTCTATTTGGTCTGAACGAAACAAGCGCTACCATGATAACATCTCCCTCGCCCCAGCAACCATCTTCAAGCTTCTTGACCGTTTCATTAGAGACGCAATTCTGTCCAAGAGAAATCAAAAGCAGAACTGTGGACTAATGCAACACTGGCTTTCTAGGGAGTAAAATCTTTGTTCTTCCTCTCTTATGCTTTACCTTGTTTTATTCTTTTTGCCAAGGTAAACCATAGTATGAAACAACCGATTGTAATAACTTACAAACCCTTCCCATTTCAATGGATTTCAcatatttggcaaaaaaaaagaaagtaaaatcTCTGTTTTAGCAGGTAATAAATGTTAGACCAGAAATGTTAAGACCAGGTCAATGAAGCTAACCTTAATTCCCTTGTATAAGACACCACTGAAAATCAAAAAGCGTAGAGTTAATCTCTCTATCTATCTATTGGCTTTtatgagtgaaaaaaaaaaaaaaaatctattggcTTTTATTGAAGCGTGTGTGTAGTCAGAGCCGTAGCCGTACTTAACTTGTACTTGGAAAGGGCTTTATAACACTTACCCGAGTTCATTCCCTAAAGTGTTTTCATTCGTTGGTAGTTTCAATAcccaaataaaaaaagaaataaataatgtctattagttttattttaccTAGCTGTCAACGCTCCTTTTTTCCTTCACCAACATTTTCTCTGAAATCTTATGcaccttctcttctctttttttttctttttggtctaagaattttttttggtataaccttctcttttctttatttcatttttcttctgAAAAATGTTTCTAGTGTTTCGTCCTTTTTACTTTAACATTTGGCACTAATTTATATagactatatttttttatggtaGTGCTTATTTGATATATTTCGCATGATTTGTTTTTGAAGTAACAGTTCTGAAAGAATATTTGCCAcaagattacaaaaaaaaatcagtgaagtttaattttttttttaaatgaatgaaAAACTGTCATCAGAATTCATGGAATGCTAATCAAATATTGTTGACAACtcaaattttaatagtttttattgactattaaaattaaagttCTTATCCATTATGAACCATGTCACAAGAAATAGAATGATCTAGCTCCATAACTAGTTATAATCGAAGTTATTTGGCGAAAGAGtttagtaaaagaaaaaaccatGTCCTATATTATTTTTAGACTTCTTCTCCATTGATCGTCCTGTAGTGGACCACAGCCAAGCTgacaaatctgttttaaaaaagagtttagttttcattaaaataataataaaatcgtaagaactttttttaaaaaaaaattacctttcaAATTTTCTGTAAATCCTCTTTCTGTAAAGCTCATCGTTGAGACCTGTTGACTCTCCCATGGTCATAGTTGAAACCCCATGTCCAATGACATTCCTTTCAATTAACCCATTTCCTCCAACCTGTTGATATACTCTgtgaaagaaaacatattaattgCCAACAgacatatataaaacattaggtAAAATTATATTGTACCCATGAATGGACTTGCGTCGAGAGCCGCCGAGGcttgactcttttttttcttcttttttgaaacaAGGCTCGACTCTTGGATATTTAAATGAAACTGAGCcggttaaaaaataaaaaacaaacacataataaaaaatatatataatatatatatatatatatatatatatatatatatatatatatatatcgttaagTTGCAGCGAATAAATACGAGAATAACCTAGGTGTAGTCTCATCTCGCGATCAACAGAGAGGAGGAGCTATAACGAGTCTTATCTCGTAATCGAGTCTCTCGCCGTGGCGTAGCCGTCGATTCTTTCCGCCGTTGAGTTGTTTCAATCTGTTAGATTGAATTGAAGATTCCTTTCTTCCAAAagacttttacattttttgataCATGTTAAGTAGAGAACATGAGCGTTTTGTGTCAACCGTTAGCGGACGTCAAGTTCATGAAGCTGTTGCATACAGAAACTAGCTCCTCTGTTGACGTGACACAAGATGTAATATCTTGCTTAAGAGAGAACGCACTAGAGCTTGTCAATGTCTTGTCCTTCAGCGAAGGGGAGGCGGTGCAGAGAGAATGTGTAGGGAGATGGGAGTACCATTTCTTGGGAGTGTTCCTTTCCTTTGGATCCACAGCTTTGCAAAGCAGCTGAACAAGGTAAGTCGTGCTTTGAGGGTGACAACAAGTGGGTTGTTAGCGCACCTGAGCTTAAGAGCATCATACAGAAAGTCGTTGCTTCGATGACCGAGTAAAGATGAAAAATCTCAGTAGATAAATCCTTTGGTCTTCAACCTTTCTCACACCACTTTCATGCATGGTATCAGAGTCGGATGAATTATCTATAGAACCTTATCAAATATATGTGTGCAGAGCACGTGACAAGTTGTGTACATTCAACTTCTCATCTTTCATTCTCATCCGTCCAAATATATGCTTTTCTTATTGATTATATCTTTGTACATGAATGTGTTTATATACACACATGTAGCGGTGTAAAACGTAAACCCTATCTAAGTTTACACAAATGCGAAACGACTATACAAGACCAAGTAGTGAATGATATAAGCACAAAACATGTGTATCAATGTATAGCACAATCAgtccatatatatatgatgaggTATTCTCAACTATGATCTAATCATTTCGAACGTAAAACTTTTCTGATGTTTGACTTGTATTTAGGAAAACCACCAAAATAACCtcaaactttcaaaaaaaagcCCCAAAAAACTTGAAGTGGtatatgagtaatttaaatcttcaacttttaaatattggtcattttaattttgttttcatgttgACCCAGTCATTTGTCTGAGATCTTTCTGGGATGGTCTTTGTGCTTTCGGTGGTGAAAGTGTCTGAATGAGGAGGTTTTGTTCAGAGCTTGTGTTCAGGTTATTGCACTATCTTATGAGATGCTTCCACTCAAAACCGACCCCCTTTGATGTTTCTTTGGAGTTTTCGTGGGTTCTTTTGAACACTTTGTGGTAAATGCTTTATGATTTGAGAAACGATTTAGGTTTGTTTAGGGTTtgattttggtgttttgatcgTGGCTCAAATCTCACAGCTATCATTAACTGCAAGACTTATTGTCGagtgttttcttattttgtataacTTTGATTATATTTTTGCAAAAACCAAGCCCAAATCAGTGACTAAAATTGTGAATTCCAGATTCGTGAAAACCTTTTTCATATCAATGAGCTTGAAGAAAGCTTAGCTACTTTACATTCACTTCTAAATCTTATTTTGAGTTTTATTATAGTAAaccgatgaagaagaagatacaaatccAAAAAGTGTGCTAATTATGTCGTAATAACATAGTTATTTGAGAATATTTAAATTTCCAAATaactatttgataaaaaaagagtTACATAGAAGGACACATTCTTTCTTTAGTTTTGGATGAGAGACACTTTGTCAACTTGACACACTTTTTTTTACCGGTTGTTTTTTTCTAGACATTATTGACCCTGCTTTTTTGTAATGAAAAGTTTGTTTCCTTTAAGAAGATAACCGTAAGGTAATTGAGTTGTAATCAAGTTTGTGTTCAGTTGCaattaatgataaatatttaaattaaaaggtaggtatataaaaaaagttaattgttttGGGACGTTGGATCTGTTTATAGGCATAAGATCTAACGACTGTTGATAGTATTTGGTAGATTGTGCAGTTAAGAAGGCTGCTATTCTTCTtaacgaagaagatgaagaaaaatttatttatttattaataggtgGGGATGCTCTTTTCGAGgtcaaaaataaaatgtgtGTTCGTGGAAGTGTAGCGGTGGatggataatattttttgttattgctGGATTCATGTGGATATGATCTCGTGGTTAGACTAACATAAAGGCTCATCCACAAAAGACCCTAAGGTTTTTCTTGCTGATTTTTGGTTTAGTTATTGTGAGTGATATTAAGTTTTCGGTGTAGATTGAATTTACGAATTAAGAGGGTAAAGATAAGCTCTGATGGATATCAAAAAGTAGAGCAAAGTAAACAAACAGAAAGCAATAGATTAGTTAACTACCAAAAGAACAACTCAGTCTAAATTGGTGGCATTTGAATACATGAGAAGACGTAGACAAAAGGGCACATTAGTAGTACAACAAAAGGTGCCTCCCACACAAAAAAACCTAGGGATGAGATGTTGTCGTGACAGGTGAGTTGTGGTCAGGTGAGTTGTGGTCAGGTGACTTGTGGCTAGAAGAGTTGTGGTTAGGCGAGTCGTGGTGAGCGGTCAGCGTAGACTTGGTTAGGAGAGTTGTGAACAGGTGAGTGGTGGTCAGTCGAGTCGTGGTCAGGGTAGTCTTGGTCAAGAGATTTGTGGTCAGAAGATTTGTGGTCAGGAGATCTCCACAATTAAGGCCAATTATAGTCTCGAACTCTTCAAGGCCTAACCTAAGGGGATCGGCTCCAAACACAGCGTGTAGTCTAGTTTACAAAGAAACTGCTGGGTCAAAAGACATTGTATTAGCTAAATAATACGAGCATTGTCGGGTCTGGAGATCAAAAAGCTTCCCGAAGGATGACTCTCTAATCCTTCTAAAATCTGGAGTatctgatgttaggagttttcaaggctcctaagacaaatgttgtagtataaatgattgtcgaaccagttctgagggatatcaaagcaccgaaaatgcaagtactcacttaatctaagtgcaaccaatgatttagatgggttttaaactactactaatactagaaagcaattacagaatgaaACTTTGTTGACTaagagaaaagagaactcatgggcatatggattagaccttgggtgatcaagtatcgaactaaggatggcaaatgatcaatcaaactatcgaccttaagcctagacacggttctaaacaagctctatgtctagatgaatgctcatttgctaacatatctcaaacatcaaatgtctttggttgaataatgtgaaagcaatcattactaacaagtctattagctatcttagcacctttaacaacaaatgtctttgacaaagtatactaaaagcctaggagagttgtctcaggcatttcatcaaacaccttttgggtgggaaatgtctattgatcaacttttgagtggccgactcagaagatgcattatgaatactctactagcaaggaacaagaattatctacactaaaacatcctagaactaacctaatcacccttgatctccctaacccatgaattaaaaaggtgattactcactaatatccatgattcctcttaaacccatattggatttcagattaatcatgtagagaaatagataacaaatcaacaagaacacaagatgaaagcaatgaaatctgaatcaaaagaagttttactagttgttccTCAGAAAAAAGATAACTCCATGGTGGCTACCAAAGGtaattaaaacataggttttgaaaagtaaaaaatgtgcataatgaaatgaccaaaaggcccttgagaaaacatgaattcggccaaacaaatagatgcggagcgacctcggcacgtcgctccgggcttcgggagcgacctcagtgggtcgctctgagaggtcgttCCGGCTCCATTGTGTTGTCGTCACGCGATAGAAaagcgagcgacctcggggtgtcactctggccaagtcgctctgggcttcgggagtgacctggagtggtcgctctgataggtcgTTCCGGGTCAGTTTTCGGCTTCCACCGGGATGAAATGGCGAGTGACTTCTCGGGGTCGCTCCAGcgaggtcgctctgagaggtagtttggagcgacctcatggcgtcgctccgtgatgtcgctcccatgctctgctcgtccaatgatcacctagatcacctcttttgagctccaaatacacccaaatgtctccaagaactccatgtggtactccaatacctgataaagactcatgtatgcaaaatgcaacctaaacatggctaaatcctagtctatatgatcaaaatgcacatgggtgaatggataaaacaatggaaatatgcaagatatcaacttcCTCAagcttgttcttttacttgtccacaagtgaattttctagaactcatacggagagaggtttgaaggtgggagttcatagccaaaagaaacacacaaagcactcaaatcaacatctaaattcagcattactaattccaataagattatccatttaaacacaaaaattctattcttttccttcgaACTTTTCATACTTCCAAATCAtagtcacaacactcacccccacctatagctagacaatagagtgcctaatctagcaagaatgaagatcaagcattatcgttcccgatactctcaacattatgcacatgtaaggctttccgaaaaatgcctcactcatcaaataatgaaatctcaaaatgagggaagggttttgggaatggtgtaccactcgagtttgtcaaaaagattggcgtaaaggatgtgacaactcaagtgtgtatatccatgactcagtacacaagggaccataagcaagaagcattaagttcgttcagttcaaacaaggttgtagttggcttcaaagattgAGTTTCAGCAACTAATGagattcaggaagagttttcaaggctagaagcatacaagtcttttcgagaggtgcataagctactcaggtgcaaagtagtgttctttacaagacatttaaaatcattgctcccaatgcaattgAATGCAAcatatatgctctagactctcctagaaatgaaAGTCATGCAATCTATAcgttctctctcttttttttttatgcaaaaagGTATGTGTGCAAGACTCAATGCAAATTCATCAAAGCAaatatgatcaaatacttggtacctcctcCAAACTTAAGTTACACAGTCTCTATGTTGTCAAGTAGAGGGAGATACCCACAAGAAAaagctaatatgcaaaaatgagatggtatatacaaggggaAATAGTGAAGTACCTTCAAGGAAAGTGAGTAGGGGCAGAGgccccagcatcgtcgtcgtccAGTGGGAACGTGGTGTAGTAGCTCTTATGTGCTGAGCTGTAGTCTCGATACCATTGTTGGCTCTGAACCtcgcccatctcttcaatgtagaaaacttgcccttgaactgttggtttcttcattacctccttgatgtcaaagtgaagaacatgccctttacccaagtggagatcaatcttgccctatttcacattaacaattgctcctgccgtagctaagaaaggccttccaaggattaaaagatctgcagcttcctcacccatctcaagcaccacaaagtctgtagggatttcatattttccaaccataacggggaggtcctccaagatacccacagggtacttcactgaacggtcagccaataccagagacagtctacacttcttgtactgagtgaaaccaagcttcttagcaacagataaaggcgtcaagctgacactagctcccaaatcacagagacatctatcaaataccataggtccaagagcacaaggtaatgtgaagcatcatggatcctctaacttctctcgaacatcaagcctctggatgatggcactgcactcatgggtaagaatcatcatgccttccatctccttcttctttgcagctacaacatctttcaggaacttgctgtattgaggaatcaacatgaaagcatcgatgatgggcattgcaacttgagcttcactcatttgcttctcaaacagagccttgtacttctctagcagttGCTTGTTAAATCTACCAGGaaatggaagtttgggttcatagggggGAGTAACataagaattctcacttgctggaacAGCAGCTTCACCATCTTgtattgttttcttctcttctccaacctttcctttacctttagCTTCCATaatcttctccaaaatctcatcattggtcttctcatcaacaattaccacatcatcatctaagttgatggccacctcctc
The window above is part of the Brassica napus cultivar Da-Ae chromosome C3, Da-Ae, whole genome shotgun sequence genome. Proteins encoded here:
- the LOC125584538 gene encoding methionine aminotransferase BCAT4-like; this encodes MYVAKCKHGESFQEGSIVPYADFQISPCSAVLNYGQGLYEGLKAYRTEDGRIMLFRPDQNALRLQSGAHRICMPYPSVDQFVSAVKQVVLANKKWVCIKLE
- the LOC125583004 gene encoding uncharacterized mitochondrial protein AtMg00310-like, which produces MLALPTYGISTFLLPLEICENLASAIAQFWWSSDPPKRGIHWAKWEKVCLPRKEGEIGFRMIHEVNLALLAKQLWRLVQFPNSLVARVLRGRYYRLSSPLRVNSASRPSYVWTSISAARKLLLLGIRQKIHSGYEVKVGEDPWIPTTPARPAIPVAPVMHPNMRVIDLINHAAKDWDVGLLENYVNLDDIPLIRIVNWSCGSNKELRKTQYEM